The Streptomyces sp. NBC_00162 genome window below encodes:
- a CDS encoding metallopeptidase TldD-related protein — MTSSIRSTKPHEIVERALELSTADGCVVIADEQSTANLRWAGNALTTNGVTRGRTLTVIATVDGKEGTASGVVSRSAVTAEDLEPLVRAAEAAARGAGPAEDAQPLVTGTPASPDFADAPAETSSAVFADFAPALGEAFARARAGGRELYGFANHELVSTYVGTSTGLRLRHDQPKGTLELNAKSPDRQRSAWAGRATRDFKDVDPTVLDAELAVRLGWAERKIELPAGRYETLLPPTAVADLLIYQMWSAAARDAVEGRTVFSKPGGGTRLGERLSELPLTLRSDPNAPGLESAPFVIAHSSGDDASVFDNGLPVPATEWIRGGELARLTTTRHSAALTDLPVSPAFGNLILEGGGDKSLEEMVADTERGLLLTCLWYIREVDPATLLLTGLTRDGVYLVENGQVVGEVNNFRFNESPVDLLSRASEAGRTEKTLPREWGDWFTRAAMPALRIPDFNMSSVSKGV, encoded by the coding sequence ATGACCTCGTCGATTCGATCGACCAAGCCCCACGAGATCGTCGAGCGGGCGCTGGAGCTGTCCACCGCCGACGGCTGTGTCGTCATCGCCGACGAACAGTCCACCGCCAACCTGCGGTGGGCCGGCAACGCACTCACCACGAACGGCGTCACCCGCGGCCGCACCCTGACGGTCATCGCCACGGTCGACGGCAAGGAGGGCACGGCCTCGGGGGTCGTCTCGCGCTCCGCCGTCACCGCCGAGGACCTGGAGCCGCTGGTGCGGGCCGCCGAGGCGGCCGCGCGCGGGGCCGGTCCCGCCGAGGACGCCCAGCCGCTGGTGACCGGGACCCCGGCCTCGCCGGACTTCGCCGACGCCCCGGCCGAGACCTCCTCGGCGGTGTTCGCGGACTTCGCCCCGGCCCTCGGCGAGGCCTTCGCCCGGGCCCGCGCGGGCGGCCGGGAGCTGTACGGCTTCGCCAACCACGAGCTGGTCTCCACGTACGTCGGCACCTCCACGGGCCTGCGGCTGCGCCACGACCAGCCCAAGGGCACCCTGGAGCTCAACGCCAAGTCCCCGGACCGGCAGCGCTCGGCCTGGGCCGGCCGCGCCACCCGGGACTTCAAGGACGTGGACCCGACGGTCCTGGACGCGGAGCTCGCCGTACGCCTCGGCTGGGCGGAGCGGAAGATCGAGCTGCCAGCCGGCCGGTACGAGACCCTGCTGCCGCCGACGGCCGTGGCGGACCTGCTGATCTACCAGATGTGGTCGGCGGCGGCCCGGGACGCGGTGGAGGGCCGGACGGTCTTCTCCAAGCCCGGCGGCGGCACCCGGCTCGGCGAGCGGCTGTCCGAGCTGCCGCTGACGCTGCGCAGCGACCCGAACGCGCCGGGCCTGGAGTCCGCGCCGTTCGTCATCGCGCACAGCTCCGGGGACGACGCCTCGGTGTTCGACAACGGCCTGCCGGTCCCGGCGACCGAGTGGATCCGCGGCGGCGAGCTGGCCCGGCTGACCACGACCCGGCACAGTGCCGCGCTGACCGATCTGCCGGTGTCCCCGGCCTTCGGGAACCTGATCCTGGAGGGCGGCGGCGACAAGTCGCTCGAGGAGATGGTGGCGGACACCGAGAGGGGCCTGCTGCTGACCTGCCTCTGGTACATCCGCGAGGTCGACCCGGCCACCCTGCTGCTCACGGGCCTGACCCGGGACGGCGTCTACCTGGTGGAGAACGGGCAGGTCGTCGGCGAGGTGAACAACTTCCGGTTCAACGAGTCGCCCGTGGACCTGCTGTCGCGGGCCTCCGAGGCGGGCCGGACCGAGAAGACCCTGCCGCGCGAGTGGGGCGACTGGTTCACCCGGGCCGCGATGCCCGCCCTGCGCATCCCGGATTTCAACATGAGTTCGGTCAGCAAGGGGGTCTGA
- a CDS encoding TldD/PmbA family protein, translating to MPHSIDAAFTALPLRALADAALARARALGAEHADFRLERIRSASWRLRDAKPSGGSDTTDLGYAVRVVHGGSWGFASGVDLTMDAAAKVASQAVAMAKLSAQVIKAAGSDERVELAEEPVHSDRTWISAYDVNPFEVPDAEKAALLADWSSRLLAADGVAHVDASLLAVHENKFYADTAGTTTTQQRVRIHPQLTAVAVNATTGEFDSMRTIAPPAGRGWEYLTGTGWDWNAELEQIPGLLDEKMKAPSVQAGRYDLVVDPSNLWLTIHESIGHATELDRALGYEAAYAGTSFATFDQLGKLKYGSPIMNVTGDRTAEHGLATVGFDDEGVEAQSWDLVKDGTLVGYQLDRRIAKLTGLGRSNGCAYADSPGHVPVQRMANVSLQPDPGGLSTEDLIGGVERGIYVVGDRSWSIDMQRYNFQFTGQRFFRIENGKLAGQLRDVAYQATTTDFWGSMEKVGGPQTYVLGGAFNCGKAQPGQVASVSHGCPSALFRDVNILNTTQEAGR from the coding sequence GTGCCCCATTCCATCGACGCGGCCTTCACCGCACTTCCCTTGCGGGCGCTCGCCGACGCGGCGCTCGCCCGGGCTCGCGCGCTGGGCGCCGAGCATGCCGACTTCCGGCTGGAGCGGATCCGCAGCGCCTCCTGGCGGCTGCGGGACGCCAAGCCCTCCGGCGGGTCCGACACCACCGACCTCGGGTACGCGGTCCGGGTGGTGCACGGGGGCAGCTGGGGGTTCGCCTCCGGTGTGGACCTGACCATGGACGCCGCCGCCAAGGTGGCCTCGCAGGCCGTGGCCATGGCGAAGCTGTCCGCCCAGGTGATCAAGGCCGCCGGTTCCGACGAGCGCGTGGAGCTCGCCGAGGAGCCGGTGCACTCGGACCGGACCTGGATCTCCGCCTACGACGTGAACCCCTTCGAGGTGCCGGACGCGGAGAAGGCGGCGCTGCTCGCCGACTGGAGCTCGCGGCTGCTGGCGGCCGACGGGGTCGCGCACGTGGACGCCTCGCTGCTCGCCGTGCACGAGAACAAGTTCTACGCGGACACCGCGGGCACCACGACCACCCAGCAGCGGGTCCGGATCCACCCGCAGCTCACGGCGGTCGCCGTCAACGCCACCACCGGCGAGTTCGACTCGATGCGCACGATCGCCCCGCCCGCCGGGCGCGGTTGGGAGTACCTGACCGGCACCGGCTGGGACTGGAACGCGGAGCTGGAGCAGATCCCCGGCCTGCTCGACGAGAAGATGAAGGCGCCGAGCGTGCAGGCCGGGCGCTACGACCTGGTGGTGGACCCGTCCAACCTGTGGCTCACCATCCACGAGTCCATCGGCCACGCCACCGAGCTCGACCGGGCGCTGGGCTACGAGGCGGCGTACGCGGGAACCTCCTTCGCCACCTTCGACCAGCTCGGCAAGCTCAAGTACGGCTCCCCGATCATGAACGTGACGGGTGACCGCACCGCCGAGCACGGCCTGGCCACCGTCGGCTTCGACGACGAGGGCGTCGAGGCGCAGAGCTGGGACCTGGTCAAGGACGGCACCCTGGTCGGCTACCAGCTGGACCGGCGGATCGCGAAGCTGACCGGCCTCGGACGCTCCAACGGCTGCGCCTACGCCGACTCCCCCGGGCACGTGCCCGTCCAGCGCATGGCGAACGTGTCGCTCCAGCCGGATCCGGGCGGCCTGTCCACCGAGGACCTGATCGGCGGGGTGGAGCGCGGGATCTACGTGGTCGGCGACCGCTCCTGGTCGATCGACATGCAGCGCTACAACTTCCAGTTCACCGGGCAGCGGTTCTTCCGCATCGAGAACGGCAAGCTGGCCGGGCAGCTGCGCGACGTGGCGTACCAGGCCACGACCACCGACTTCTGGGGCTCGATGGAGAAGGTCGGCGGTCCGCAGACCTACGTCCTGGGCGGCGCCTTCAACTGCGGAAAGGCCCAGCCGGGCCAGGTCGCGTCGGTCTCCCACGGCTGCCCGTCCGCCCTGTTCCGCGACGTGAACATCCTGAACACCACGCAGGAGGCCGGACGATGA
- the tyrS gene encoding tyrosine--tRNA ligase, whose amino-acid sequence MTDIVDELKWRGLFAQSTDEEALRKAFADGPVTFYCGYDPTAASLHVGHLVQVLTMRRLQLAGNRPLALVGGATGQIGDPRPTAERTLNDPAVIAEWVNRLRSQIEPFLSFEGENAAVLVNNLDWTAGMSAIEFLRDIGKHFRVNKMLTKDSVAKRLESDQGISYTEFSYQLLQGMDFLELYRRHGCVLQQGGSDQWGNLTAGLDLIHRVEPGAVVHAMATPLMVKADGTKFGKTEGGAVWLDPEMTTPYAFYQFWLNVDDRDISTYMRILSFQSREELETLEAQTAERPQARAAQRALAEELTTLVHGAGQCAAVIAASKALFGQGDLAELDEATLAAALSELPHVRVAEPGLVVDLLAETGLVASKSAGRRTVKEGGAYVNNAKVTAEDAVPAKEDLLHGRWLVLRRGKKNLAAVEVTGA is encoded by the coding sequence GTGACGGACATCGTCGACGAACTGAAGTGGCGCGGGCTGTTCGCCCAGTCCACCGACGAAGAAGCGCTGCGCAAGGCGTTCGCGGACGGTCCTGTCACGTTCTATTGCGGCTACGACCCGACCGCGGCCTCGCTGCACGTGGGACACCTGGTCCAGGTGCTCACCATGCGCCGGCTCCAGCTGGCCGGGAACCGGCCGCTCGCGCTGGTCGGCGGGGCCACCGGCCAGATCGGCGACCCGCGCCCGACCGCCGAGCGCACCCTGAATGATCCCGCGGTCATCGCGGAGTGGGTGAACCGGCTGCGTTCGCAGATCGAACCGTTCCTGTCCTTCGAGGGCGAGAACGCGGCGGTCCTGGTCAACAACCTGGACTGGACGGCGGGCATGTCCGCCATCGAGTTCCTGCGGGACATCGGCAAGCACTTCCGCGTCAACAAGATGCTGACGAAGGACTCGGTCGCCAAGCGGCTGGAGTCCGACCAGGGCATCAGCTACACCGAGTTCAGCTACCAGCTGCTCCAGGGCATGGACTTCCTGGAGCTGTACCGGCGCCACGGCTGCGTGCTCCAGCAGGGCGGCTCCGACCAGTGGGGCAACCTGACGGCCGGCCTCGACCTGATCCACCGGGTCGAGCCGGGCGCGGTCGTGCACGCGATGGCGACCCCGCTGATGGTCAAGGCGGACGGCACCAAGTTCGGCAAGACCGAGGGCGGGGCCGTCTGGCTGGACCCGGAGATGACCACGCCGTACGCGTTCTACCAGTTCTGGCTGAACGTGGATGACCGGGACATCTCCACCTACATGCGGATCCTGTCCTTCCAGAGCCGTGAGGAGCTGGAGACACTGGAGGCGCAGACCGCCGAGCGGCCGCAGGCGCGCGCCGCCCAGCGGGCACTGGCGGAGGAGCTGACCACGCTGGTGCACGGCGCCGGCCAGTGCGCCGCCGTGATCGCCGCATCGAAGGCGCTGTTCGGGCAGGGCGACCTGGCGGAGCTGGACGAGGCCACGCTGGCCGCGGCCCTGTCGGAACTGCCGCACGTCCGGGTGGCCGAGCCCGGTCTGGTGGTGGACCTGCTGGCGGAGACCGGTCTGGTCGCGAGCAAGTCGGCCGGCCGGCGGACCGTGAAGGAGGGCGGCGCCTACGTGAACAACGCGAAGGTGACGGCCGAGGACGCGGTCCCCGCCAAGGAGGACCTGCTGCACGGGCGTTGGCTGGTGCTGCGCCGCGGCAAGAAGAACCTGGCGGCGGTCGAGGTCACCGGCGCCTGA
- a CDS encoding DUF3099 domain-containing protein produces the protein MERTKRQKRNGAEVFRITGARMGLDEDVRGRQRRYVISMAIRTLSVIATVLLWNVQRPVAIVTLIAGALLPYVAVVIANAGRESTPSLPSHFIPAPVRPALDAGNLKKSSDQS, from the coding sequence GTGGAGCGGACGAAGCGACAGAAGCGGAACGGGGCCGAGGTCTTCCGGATCACCGGTGCGCGGATGGGGCTCGACGAGGACGTGCGGGGCCGTCAGCGCCGCTACGTGATCTCGATGGCCATCAGGACCCTGTCGGTCATCGCGACGGTACTGTTGTGGAACGTTCAGCGGCCGGTGGCGATCGTGACGCTGATCGCGGGCGCCCTGCTGCCGTACGTCGCCGTGGTCATCGCCAACGCGGGGCGCGAGTCGACCCCCTCGCTGCCCTCGCACTTCATCCCGGCTCCCGTACGGCCTGCGCTGGACGCGGGAAACCTCAAGAAAAGCTCAGATCAATCATGA
- the moaA gene encoding GTP 3',8-cyclase MoaA → MLLDTYGRVATDLRVSLTDRCNLRCTYCMPEEGLQWLGKSDLLSDDEIVRLIRIAVTSLGITEVRFTGGEPLLRPGLVGIVEQCAALEPRPRMSLTTNGIGLKRTAQALKAAGLDRVNVSLDTLRPEVFKTLTRRDRHKDVIEGMAAAREAGLTPVKVNAVLMPGLNDDEAPDLLAWAVENEYELRFIEQMPLDAQHGWKREGMITAGDILQSLRTRFTLTEEGADERGSAPAERWVVDGGPATVGVIASVTRPFCGACDRTRLTADGQVRTCLFATEESDLRAALRSGAPDEEIARLWKLAMWGKKAGSGLDDPSFLQPERPMSAIGG, encoded by the coding sequence GTGCTTCTCGACACCTACGGCCGCGTGGCCACTGACCTGCGCGTCTCGCTCACCGACCGGTGCAACCTGCGCTGTACCTACTGCATGCCCGAGGAGGGACTGCAGTGGCTCGGCAAGTCCGATCTGCTCAGTGACGACGAGATCGTCCGGCTGATCCGCATCGCGGTCACCTCGCTGGGCATCACCGAGGTCCGCTTCACCGGCGGCGAGCCGCTGCTCCGCCCCGGCCTGGTCGGGATCGTCGAGCAGTGCGCGGCCCTGGAGCCCCGCCCCAGGATGTCCCTGACCACCAACGGCATCGGTCTCAAGCGCACCGCGCAGGCCCTGAAAGCCGCCGGTCTGGACCGAGTGAACGTTTCTCTCGACACCCTGCGGCCCGAGGTCTTCAAGACCCTCACCCGCCGCGACCGGCACAAGGACGTCATCGAGGGTATGGCCGCGGCCCGCGAGGCCGGCCTCACCCCCGTCAAGGTCAACGCCGTCCTGATGCCCGGGCTGAACGACGACGAGGCCCCGGACCTGCTGGCCTGGGCCGTGGAGAACGAGTACGAGCTCCGCTTCATCGAGCAGATGCCCCTCGACGCCCAGCACGGCTGGAAGCGCGAGGGCATGATCACCGCCGGTGACATCCTCCAGTCGCTGCGGACCCGCTTCACGCTCACCGAGGAGGGCGCCGACGAGCGCGGCTCCGCCCCGGCCGAGCGCTGGGTGGTCGACGGCGGCCCGGCCACCGTCGGCGTCATCGCCTCCGTCACCCGCCCCTTCTGCGGAGCCTGCGACCGTACGCGGCTCACGGCCGACGGCCAGGTCCGTACGTGCCTGTTCGCCACCGAGGAATCGGACCTGCGGGCCGCGCTGCGCTCGGGCGCCCCGGACGAGGAGATCGCCCGGCTGTGGAAGCTGGCGATGTGGGGCAAGAAGGCCGGGTCCGGTCTCGACGACCCGTCCTTCCTCCAGCCCGAGCGCCCCATGTCGGCGATCGGCGGCTGA
- a CDS encoding GlsB/YeaQ/YmgE family stress response membrane protein, with product MSWLWAIIVGFVLGLIARAILPGKQHQPLWLTTLFGIIGSVLGNAVATWIGVADTKGIDWTRHLLQLAGAVLVVGLGEMAYGAIRGKNRQMT from the coding sequence ATGAGTTGGTTGTGGGCGATCATCGTCGGTTTCGTGCTGGGCCTGATAGCCCGGGCCATCCTGCCGGGCAAGCAGCACCAGCCCCTCTGGCTGACCACGCTCTTCGGCATCATCGGCAGCGTGCTCGGCAACGCCGTCGCCACGTGGATCGGCGTCGCGGACACCAAGGGCATCGACTGGACCCGGCACTTGCTGCAGCTTGCCGGAGCGGTCCTCGTGGTCGGCCTCGGCGAAATGGCTTACGGAGCGATCCGGGGCAAGAACCGGCAGATGACCTAG